TCACATATGTGACAGGATATAAGCTACCATTCATATATTTCTTTGACATGGATTAGTATACAAATCTTCTGACAGTTTGACGAACCTCCTCTGCCGCTTGGACCAGAGCGCTCCACTCCAGTTTGGGGATCATCCGGATTACAAACTGAGGGTTGAATTCaacatcattcattttcacCTCAGTTGCCTGAACAAAGAAGAGAATTGTGAGCCCTGTGGATCCTAAAACAACTTTTGTTTAGTCACAATACACTCAGGAGCGACACATCCACCTGCTGCCAGTCAGACAGTAGTTCCAACTGGTCACAGCTACAGCAGCACTGACCATTAAATACCATAATAGTCATCTATATggtatatgtaaaaaaaaaaaagaagtaatcaAATGAATGATAACCTCAGAGTGGAACAATTTTTCAAGAACCGCATAGTTTGAGTAAAATCACAATTCTGGACTAGACAGCAATGAGTATTGACCTCAACTCCATTTGAAAACCTTTAATCCAAAGGTAATGAACACATAAAACAGCATGAACATCctccaggaagaggaagaatacCGCTGTTATCTATGATCACACTTGTGTTACATGTTCTAATACATATgaggaattattattattgtatttcaaTTCTCAGTCTTAAATttggtctttttaaaaaaaataatactgtgggaagtacaaacacatacaaagtcAATGCAACCGTACGAGTGTGGTTTAAAGGTCATGTCTGGATGTATATCATGTCTGTAAACATAACAGCGCCGAACGAATCGTTTATCTGTCCTCTGATACTGATGAAGTGTAGACTCAGTATTTGTGTTCAGCAGCGCTAGCAGTTAGCATGCTGCTAGTTTACCTTGATGAGGAGCGGATACCCTTTCGTGACTCCCTTCACTCGAGACGTCAACATGTTGTGCGTGAGCAGCTTCATGTTTACGACAAAGAGCCTCTGAGTCAAAGGTGTTTTTCTCGCTAATATGTGTTTACAGAACTGACTACAGTCTGTCCTTCTCGCATAAATCACGTTCTGGAGTTTACATGTGGAACGGACAAACCACTGGTACATCATTAAAAACGTTCCCCGGTGCATTAACCCTCCTGTCGTTGGTTCCCACCTCTACAGCTGTTTTTCCGCGTTCATACCCAGCGGTGCTACTTCATTAAATTCAGTCATTATGTAAGAAATAAATTTTAGACTGTTGTCTCAAAAGAGGACATCTTCTGCGGTGACACAACAATCTGTGGAGGAACCAGTGTTTAGTGTTCATTGTGAGGCTCAGGTGAAGGTCTAAccgtctgacttcctgtccagaaATGTGTCTGTTCTGTTGGGGCgttcaatgtttaaaaaaaaaaaaaatttattacttgtttcatttttacatctttattctattaaatatttaagttaTTCTTGTATGTAGAATATCCATCAGGAACACAACTCCAAAAGTATTTCGCATACATTCAACAAAAGGGACACATACAGACATTTCCTGTCATATTGACTGTAAACCGTGATTTCTTTCTGCAATTTAAACCACGAATGCTGTAAAATATacctttttgtattttaattttttttttgtcatttgataaTTGGTTTctaatgttgatttttttccagaaacGTGACTTTTTCTACAGACCTAATTGACGTCTCCTAATGGTTTACCTCTTTGAGAGAGAACACAGTTTTTGAAGCAACACATTttgaatttcaacttttatataAACTCATAAAGGCACTGACAACTATAGATACAGTATTTCAGTAAATAAACTGGATTATAATTTAATGACAActttaaaatagtttgttgaTACGTAGCACACATATCAGGCTGAAACAGGGATCAGTTTTTATGatctaattttttattttttgtattaattttgtatagtctttttttttattatacaggTCATTCATACAGTGTGATATAGTAAATAGTAATTACACACAAGAGACGTAACAATCATCACCTTGTCAACCTTCACAGACATGCATCGTATATGCACattctcatacacacacacaaatccctTACTTACTAAACAAAGATAAAGATTTAAAACATTAGTTAACCCCCCCTCTCCATTTTTTCATTCTCCATTGTCATCCACATCTGCTCAACCCTTGTTTTAACAAGAGTAAGACAatacttgttttaacaaaataaaaaaaaaccaaagaaacataaaaaagtACAGGAAGGCAACTAGAAGTGGACAAAACTATTCTGCAGATGGGAGGTTACGTCAGATCTCAGTCTTTTTGGAAAGCAGAGACTTAAATGAGCTGCAGGTAGAAACACTAACTGACATCCTGATAGTTTACCATTAGTTACAGACAAATGAAATACAACCCTGTGAAGCTTCAAGAGGATCTATCAGATTTGGGATAAAGTTTTGATTCTTCGTGTTATCAAGAGTATCCATTGATTCAGACCTGTGCACTGGTGACGCGTAATTGAGGAAGGCATTGCAAACTGTGAAAGGATCACTCTGGAAGAGTTATGGCACAACTGACAGCACAGAAGAAGCAAGTGTGCAAATGTGCTAACGCTGAAAACATCTGTGGGGTGTTTGCTAGAAACACGTCTGTAACACAGTCTATATTTGCATCACTGGACAACAAGTAGATCAAATGTCTTGATCACAGGTTTAAACCAAATCAGGTAAACCTTTACTCATATTAATGCAGACACATCTTATGATTAATAAGTATGGATTTCTGATATAACTTCATCCACCCCCAATCCATATGAAATAGTGCCAATTGTGTGTTGGTATCACAACTGATCAGTTTTCTATATCATTGAATGATTTCTCCTTTGCATAAACCCCAGAAGAAACTGAAACGCAAGCAAGCAGCTCAGCGCAGGGTCGACAGTCTGTGTCCATGAACTAGGTAGTCTTGATAGTGATAATGTTAGTTGGCCTGTACAGACTGTAAACTAAGCCATTTGAGGGTGATGATATGCTTTCACAAACAGTAAGGAGAATATGCAGATGAGCGTATTTCTAAGGGGATGATATGAGGAGAATGCTGagtttgaaacaaaacaaatcatattTAGTCCACTTATGAGGAAACCATATAAAAACTGGATGTCAGTGACCGCAGTGGTTGTCaatagttgctttttttttgcattggaGCACACACTGTCTCTCATTAGACTGTACACACAGGCAAATACACATTTGCTCCCTTAGCTGAGCATTCTCAAGTCACGagctccctctccctctctcacacacacacacacacacacacacacacacacacacacacacacacacacacacacacacacacacacacacacacacaaacacattttctctctcacacagacaaaaaagaaaaaaagcatcattCTTGGCCATCCTCCATGCGCCACTTGAGGAAATCCTCCTTCCGGGCATCTGGCTTGATCTGGTTCCGCATGCCGCCAAGCAGATTTGAGGTGGCTTCAGAGGCCACTATTAAAGGCCGGACCACGGTGGGGGGGATCTGCCGCAGAACGCCACCCACAGCACCAGGTAGACCCTTCTGTTCGTGACCACGGGATGCTACATCACACAGGGTCTGAGCTGTGTCTATTACTCCCTGGAGAGAAGAGAGTCAAAGTGTATAAggttttacagtttaaacatgTGCAAAAGAAACCAGGCTGGCTAAAAAATAAGGCTATGTACTTACAATGATTACTAtgtaattacaattacaatgattaataataaatgtcataaaaaatgtattttttcaaacTGCTTGCTTTTCTAATGAACAGTGATCAACTTGAACTGTTCACTTCACGACTGAATGAGAAAAGCTGCTTCCACGAACTACACATTCCTTCATCCTTCTGCACTGTTGGCCATAAATAATTTTAGGTAAGTAAATGCTAACGAAGGCAATGCAGTTTCTCTGACCCCATAACCCGACTACATGGAAtgggtttcctttttttaatctgagCATTACAGCTACTTTGGGGAATGTGAGAGATAAACAATCGAAAATGAATTTTGAGAGTCTATGTTTGAAAACGCACCTCTCTGACAGTGTCGTAGGCCTTTGCCACGCCTTCTCTGAGGTCTGCAGGCTGAGCGGCTCTGCGGGGCCGGCTGGAAGGGGCCCGCCCTTCAGTGATGGTCAGGCGGTTCAAAGGGGGAGTTGGAGACAGGATGTCGTACACTGTCTCCGCTGTGGCCTGGCAGAGAAATAGAAACACAACAATAGAGTGACAAAGAATCAAAAACCTGAGTCCCTGTTTGTTGTGAATAGGCAAATGTCTTAGAGATTAACTAAACAAAAAGTTTAAAGAGTGAAATTAGGAATAAAACTTAATCTGCCCTGCGATAGGTTTTCTCCACACTCCTTTGTACTCAGACTTCAAACCGATGACCCACCTGTATGGCCTGCACCAGCCTGTTGCTGAGCTCTAGAGCAGCCGATGCTGTGGAGGTGCCAAAGGATGCTGCCCCCCTCTGGAGACCTCGAATAATGCGCCCATCCTTCCTGTACTGTTCTATGGGCAACCAGAACAGATCCCTCACCCCATGGACTGGAGAACCATGCAGATAAAACCAAAAGAtaacacaagaaaaaacagGTTTAAATATGTATTAATCTGATGGTATGCACAACAAACTTTGGTTCAGAACTCACATAGCTGGACTACAGAGTGCATTGGCCCAACACCCCCCAGAATGCCTGGCAGCTGATTCTTCCTGATGTCTGTCAACCACTCTGTGACGGCATACTGGATCACTTTGTCCACACCGAGGAGACTAAAGCATGGTGAGAAAGAAAAACCTACAACTGAAAATTCAACTTTTGTGGTTCTGGTTTGCTTCTAAGGTACAGAGATGTAATTTATATAATTCCAAACCACAGAACAATGAAAAGAACTGAACCAGGTGCAAATTAAGGACAGTCTATGATCTGATCCAAATGCATTTCAATAAACCAATGGATGCTTGTGTTGGTATGGAGGTGAGTGTTTCTACCCGTGTCTGCAGCAGAGCCTCTTCAGCTTTAACTCAGAACAGTTTAACTGGGCCAGACCAATCAGGATTCCTGCAAACGTTCCCTGCGAATAGTTAAAAATGCATTTAGTATGGACAGTCACCAAGTTCAATAAAGTCCTTGAGATTGATTCCATATGTCTGGTGAGTGTGAGCTACAAATGAGTGTCTGTCTAACCTGTTCAATGACAACATGTTTGCCGTGGTAGTCCAGCCAGATAGGCACTTCAGAGGTGAAACGAAACTCCCTTAACGCAGCaggacaaggaaaaaaaatcatattctATAACTGATTTGCATCACGTCAGGCCTTATTCCATAACGTTAGAAGAGATTGAGTACTGTAGTGAAATATTGTTTTCACACCGGAAGTAGATAGGCTGCTCggcagaggaggtggagccgGCAGAGGAGGAGCTCTGCTCACTGTACGTAGTTTCCACAGAGGCTGTGAGGTCGGGTCCCAGACCAGCAGCTGACTCAGATTCCTCAGACGCCTTTTGGGACGGGTCTACCTtcactgaagtaaaaaaaaaaagactatctTCTTTAAAATATGTATACAATCAAATGGCAAACATGCTCAAGTCATGTTTAGCAGAAGTTAatcaaaatatacacaaaacaTTGTTAGACGTAGCTCACCTTCACATGCAGATTCCACAGGAAGATACGGATTAACAAAGGAAGCTAGATTACAGAAAAAGTCCTTCAAGAAAAATAGTGCATCCTGGAtagcagacagaaaaaatatcGAATTAGATTGGTTGGACATGGATTACAGGAGCAGCTCAGACTGATGCTTCCAGGCAGAATGACGGATGCGATGCATATACAATTCAGTCATGAGCATAACGGCTCATTTTCTAAATGATATGAAACTCCTGTGTCTCTGTTACTGGTATGAAAAAGTTCAAATTGAAAAGATGGTAAATTGAGTATTGTTTTGCTATCAAAGTCGTCTGAAATCACTTTATGGATGTCATATAACTTGAGAGTGATTTTCATAAACTGCTGGTGTTCAGTCTCAACAGCGTGAGGTACCTGGTCAATGTTAAGTCGTAGTGGTAGCAGGCTGATCCGTAGACAGCACTCTGGACCACCGAGGCCAGAATCGGGACACACCTGCAGGGCCTTCATGGTCAACtttaaaagcaaacacacaaacattatcATATGCATGACATAATCAACATCTGCACCCCCCTCCTCTTTTCTGCTGCCTCACCATGTTGGAGTGGGCTCGGCGGGGCATGCTCTCACTGGTGTAGAGGTAgaggaatttatttatttgtgaggAGGCCAGTCGGTCTCGGATCTCTAGCTCCTGGACGATGAACACCTGCCTGGAGAGAGGCTGCTCACCAACGGGCCCAACCCCAGTGGCAACTGAACCTTCCCCCTCCTGTCCTGCCACTCCCACAGGGTAGGACTCATGCTGGAAAGACACCTGggacacaaaacaaaaggagaaaCAGGTGTAAAAGGATGACATGAAAAATTTGTTTCAATTGCCAGTGGGTAAGCGGCAGAGTGCAGTTTACCATTAGGGTTTATgaaatagtttgacattttgagaaaattattttcttgccAGGGGGCAGATAAAAAGGTCAATGCGACACATCAATCTATGCCTGCATGGAATATCTGGTTGCCTTTGCTCATCTTAATGACTAGAAGcagaaggaaacaggaagcctGTCTCTGTCCAAAGATACAGAATTTGCTGAAAAGCGTGGTATTGATATTTTTGGCAAAAAGAAGCATATTTTGTATTGTGTAAATACTTTAGTGAGCTGGATTTCCATGAGCAGTGAGTGCTGGCGTCCGCTGCCTCCAGCCCAGCGCCAGGAGTTCTGGGGACGTGAGGAAGGGACAGAGCGAGACGGCGATCCCCGAACACCAGCCGGGCCTGAACGAACTCTGtcaagagaggaggaaggagacgaTGAGAACAAAGgacaggagagggagagaaaaagttCCCACGTGTCAGGCCTCCTTTGCAGAGAGTAGCTTTGTTGTCGATTAGCAATTACATCCTGGAATCTCTGCCCAAGTATCAGAATATAAATATCAAACAGTGTTGACGTGATGAGGGATGAATTAATTGTCAAATATTAAGCCCTgtgtgcctgtatgtgtgtgtgtgtcacctatTTGTGTGGGAATGAATGGACATGGGCCTGccaaagtctttgcctccataCAGATGCCAGACCACAGAAATCTCTCGCAGCACCACCCGACTCTGTGGCACCGGGAAGCGGCTTGGGGCTCGGAGAAGGTCTGAACTTCCCCGGGGCCGAGAGAAATAATTGTCCTTCACCTTGATGGGCCCCTTGGCCAACACTGTCACCACAGGTTCCCCATCTTTGGGCTGTAACAAATCCCAAAGGACATGTTGTCAGCCAATGAGAGCGTAATAGTGAGGAAAAAGAAGGTCATACAaggcacaaaacaaaatgagtgACTCACGGGAATGCCTATGCCAGGTGCCTCCAAGATGCAGAAGTCATCGTTGTCGGTGGAGCACTCGGAGCCTTCGTTTGACATCATATCTGCCTGGGCTTCCATTGCTGTCGTAACCAGTCCATCAAGTTCCGATTCTTCACCCAGTAAGAGAGAGGGGTTGTGTTTCGAGGCTTCACCGGGGAACAGGTAGACGGAGACGGGCGAGCCTCTCGGCAGGGAGGGTGAATCTGGATGAATGCAGGGAAAACAtctcaaattttaaaaacagtagtttgtttaaatttgacagTGAGTAAGTGTTTATGTAcctctgtatatactgtatgtgcatgtcTCAATGTGTAAGGTGGATGGTAAAACGAATAGAATATTGATAATGCACgcataaatgtttttgactgtaatatttcattttgaattgggGCATGAAGGCTTCCAGCAGAGACGCTGATGACTAGAGTGAATGAGGAAacattaactcactggctggCGATCACGTCTATAAAAGTCAATCACATTTTTCAATTGGCAGAAAGTCTGGccgagcttgtcagtgaaaatcagactTCCAATCATGGAATTAGCAACTGATCAAGTGACAGAACACAAGATGGCGAATCAGGGGTAGACTGAGAAGTCTGAGAAGTCTTTGTTGcagatgcaacaaagtttgcgtgCGTCGGCGTGTACCTGCGAGCGAACACGGTGTCGCTTTGAGCAAAGCATCTCGCTTCGCTCAAgaatagaaagaaaacaccgataaatgtcCAAAGCATCGGAGAAAGTGAGttaaaaaacagataaattcCTGCAGTACCTGGATCtacactctcttctctgtggcTCTTCTCGGTGTCAATTAAAGCATCAGCCAGGTCATACTGGTTGATCTCAGCGGTTTCAGCTGGAGGGCAGGGCAGCACAGACGCTGGGCTTTCTGACATCTGTGAGGACAGAATCGTACAGGCTTTACATCACCAAATGGTATTGTCAGACTGTTCAATATCAGTAGCCTTCTTCTGTTCTAAAGGAACTTCTGCAacatcacagcatttattttcattaactaGTGAATATAACACatacacaaatttccccactgtgggacaaattacggttatcttatcttatctatcttatcttatcaaaccattttctttttcttcgaACCATTATTCTACCACCAAACTGAATACACTGTTCTTACTGGTAATTTCTGGCCAGCGATTTCTGTAGGTGAGGTGTGTCTTGGTGGGGGGTGCAGGTCACCCTGGGAGACCAGGTACTGCAGCACATTGACCAGGGCAGCACAAGAGTCAGCACAGGTGTGGACGAGGACAACATTGTTGGAGCAACGGAGCTCAAAGAGAGGCTGAGACTGGAGAGCAGAGAGGGAACAGAAGAAGTATTTCTGAAAGAGCGACAGGAAAGTTGCTACAAATGATGACAGAGCACGCACAGTTCTCCACTTCATGTACTTTGGGTTTCCATATGATCCATAAAGCCTGATGGAATTATGCCGCTGATACACTGACCCATAGATGGTCCGTTTAAAGTGTCCAAACAGCAATTTGGCATTTTAAGATAATTGAAAAGAATCTTAAACTTAAACAAACCCAATTAGCGGGCGCTAAAGCTGTCGTTTCAGTCATTTCTACAACTAAGATGTTATAAAAGTCTAAGGATAAAATAAGCTGAAATCAGACCATATTTTGCTGACTGGCGATGATGTTTGGAACGCAACAGTTCAGGAAGATACTTGTGATTTAAAGTTTCATTTCTAAAGAATtcaagaataaagaaaaaacccccaagaaTAAACAAACCTGAAACCAGCACAAAAAGGCTGGAAATAAAAATGGACCTAGGAATCATAATTTCATTGTCACAGAGACAGCCTATTTTCACATTAGAATGCCTTGTTGTCAATTGGCTAAAATTGAGTGATGACATGTTTACTGTTGCCTCGATGGTCCTGGTTCCAACTGAGGAGTGATTATTGGATTTTAACTGTAGTCTGGAGCTATTATTATCGTGAAACTTCATTATGGCGACACAAATATTTATAAACATGGTGTCTGTGCGattttgtggggggtttttaaGGAAAGTGAGCTAAATTATAACGTATtgtttttgctgacatttttctctGGCAGCTGTAGTCATTTTTGTGCTGCACTGCTTTGTGGCCACGGAGTGAAAgtgaatgaaacacaaatatGTAAATAGATGGTGAACACTCACCAGCTTGCCCATACTGCTGCCTTTCCAAGTGGTGATAGCGAGTTCCAGCAAGTCAAtgtccagaacacacacatagtcTGTgtgacacaaagacacacagaagaTTTAATGGGTGCAAGACAAATTTTGACACAGATTCTTTTTTACTACATGAGGACTAAGTGTCACCTCAATAGCAAAGATTGAATTGTTTCCATTCTCTCCAACAATGCAATCAAAAATTACCCAAAGCTAAAcggataaataaaaaatgtaatgctTCAATTAACTTTTGAATTAGAAGTCTGTTGGAACCGTTATTAAGGGTATTGGTGTCACAATATTTGTGAGCAATACCAGCCCAATATTGACTGCACGTTTCACAAACATCCTGGATTCCTTACTGCTTTAGTGTGCTGGATAACGCTGACAGACCCACTATAATCATACGTGAAGAAACTTCCTTGCCTGGCAAAACCAAAGCTAAAATATTAATCTGTTGTTATTAAGCACGTTAGCTACGTGGGTCAGTGCAGAGAACAGGGAGAAAAGGAGGCAGTGAAGATAATTCGAACAGCTACTCTGTAAGTAAATGTTTTATGCATCTTACCTTTCCTCAGGTCCACAGAGTCAGTCTCACATTTGTCAGAGAGGTAGAGAGCAGAGTCATCCAGGATGAACCTGAGAACCCAATAAAAAatcaagacaaacacaaaaaaagtcttATGTCATACAGAGTTCAATACGTCAAAGTATTTGCTGTGCTGCTCGTCATTCGAAGAATTGTAATACCAGCAATGCAACAACATAACCTTCTACATATTTGTTTTATCTAATGTTGACTCTTCATCTTGGGTAGTGAGCTTACCGGAGATGGAAGGTGGCTGTGTCTACGATGATATTACTCGACAGAGAGAAAGACTCTGCTGTGAACAATACCCTCAGTGGCAAATACAAAGGTCTGCAACGGAGCAGAAAGGACACAAACAAGATGAGGGTGGCAAAAAGACAAGACCATTCTGTACATCATCGTTTTAGTTCATGTGTTATAGGTATACCTGTAATCCACCGCACAGGTAgcgaggtgtgtgtggaggacaGTGATGACTGCAGGGGCTGTGTATCCCAGAATGGGATCATCAGTGACATCCAGGAAGTCGACCAACTGTAattaacaaacacaagacaCTCAAGGCCCCATCTATGTAATGGGAGTAGCATGAAACGGTGTGACCTTTAATACCCTTAAATGCTTCAAAATTAAATCAAgctaaatagtttttaaaaccTTAATCTTATAGAGAAATATTTTAGGATTTCTCCTTTCCTAAAGCACACGGAGAACACTTTCTGTAAGACCTTAAAATATGTTACCCTGCTTCTCACCTGCTCATGCCAGCTTTGACTGGTCTGCGTCACGTAATGTCTCATTGTAGCACCTTGAAGTCGAAGGGCAACCAAGAACTCCTATgaggagaaataaaaagatttagTTTCAAGCTTATACTAAATACTACCACAACTACTAAATCATGTGTCAGGAGGACATACCTTAACACTCCTTTGGGGGTCCAGCGTGATTTTGATAGCTGTGGACAACATCTGTATCTCCCCTTCCCTCCCGCTCACACTGCTCACTCCCACTTCGGTTGGGTAGATGGTGAGGTCCAGGTGCTTTGGGGGAGTGAAGTTTGGCATCTCCAGTCGTTGTGGGATGGGGCTGTACTTCACCACagctgcagtggtgatgataatgTTAATACTTAACACTGTTTATCctaaaatatttgacaaaataattaataattttgtcaGAAGTAAGTATTTTCTAACAACATGAAAATGAGCACCTCGATGGTAGAGCTCCACTTGTTTGCTCTCCAGGCATAGGAAATTAAGATAGGGGTCATTGCGATGCTGTGCAACACTGAATATCCTCCCCCCTTCTATGTCAAGCACAATTTCCCCGTGACTCTGGTCCTCCTTAAgaaatgagatgaaataaataagaaacacaaaaattattAGATAAAAAAAGGTTACTGCTGAAGCAAGCAATTCTTTAAAATGGATCAAGACAGACAGAGTTCAAGCATTTTCAACAAATTTCCACATTTTCTAGTCTCAAAATGCTGAATGTTAAAATTAACATTATAAGCACAAAGTGGATAAAACCATACCTAATGTTTCGTGATACAACTTCCAGAATCAAATAATCTAAATATATCAAATAGCCAAACTAGTAATGTTTGTAAGATGTAAAAATTGTTACCTACAGATTAATGGTACGTTTCATATTTTCAGcagttaaaatcatttaaaaataagttgTCGGAGCATTTACACCATTTACACATGCAGAAAGATGTCCAACCTTCCATCACCGAGCTTGAAACAGGGtgaaaaggacaaaaacatatttctcACATATAGATTTCTAATACAGTAATTAAGAAtataaacaatttaaattagACTGCTAATAAGATTAACTAGGGCAGCACAGTgtcgcagtgggtagcgctgtcaccggacggcaaggcagttccgggttcgagtcctgctctgtgcagagtttacaTGGGTTTTTCAGGGTTctctagcttcctcccacctccaaaaacatgcgcttcagggtgattggccggtcccaaatcgCCTGTaggaatgtgtgtatgtgtgtatgtgtgcttgtcTGTATCTTTgagtggctctgcggtgcactgccGTCATGCCAGGAGTTTCCCTCACCTCATGCCCTAAGCTagctgggatcggctccagctccccgtgaccccctacggcggatgaagcggtagacgatgaatgaatgaataagattcattaattttattttgaaaaacagaaGAGATGATCAGAGTTcgttttacctcaagaaagtattgcatccctgggatgcgctgcaacaaaaatttgtgcatcccagcatgacgtttatgcatcctaAAAGTAATACCAGAATACAGGTATATGGTAAAAGccgtatgcaaggattgagtttagctaatagtacaatataaaaacttaacaaactgttaattttgatgacattattaataatgtcatgtttattaagtaaaaagaaaaaattacatattaatttttattaaaatgtttaagccTGGTAGctattcttaaaaaaaaacagttttagaaatattgTATCAGAGTAAATTATTTGAGCATAGAGAACTAACCTCTTTACATTTGTTATATCTGCTGATTCGTCTGCAAATTTGCTTAATACCGGAGATgcctgcattttttttattaactcttTCTCTGCAACTTCGGCCAAACTATCCAAAATTTGGCTTCCTGTGACGTACGAGTCATAAtgcatattttcatgtttaagGAGATCCACATCAGGTACACCAGTGTCATGCATAATGATAGTTTTAAGCTTGTTGAAAGGTACATCTTCAGCAGCCATCATTTTCACAACCTTTAAAAGAACTAAGATTGCTTTATCATTCTTGGCATTGGGTTTTGCAATGCATCTCTTTCGATCTTCTTGCAGTGAGGGGATATCCATGGCCAACATGTgtgagttaagttcagcatggCACGTTAAGGTGGACCTCAtgaaattttgacttttttgcAGATTTGTGCATACCATTGACTGAATTCTGTTGTGTGCATACCTCGCAATATATGTAGTTTTCTCCATTGCAATCAATGTAcccacccatggaaacaattgcGTCCATTGGTGTACAAATGGTCGGatttttctggtttttatttgtcttctgccttttcatttttactgtccacagaaatatctgtctctttgtcttcataAATTTATGATTGATATTTGTCCAAAAAGGCACTGATTGTCATTTGGTTTTTtaggaggcatggtgataatgtaagATTATTTTGTCGCTCTCTC
The Antennarius striatus isolate MH-2024 chromosome 10, ASM4005453v1, whole genome shotgun sequence genome window above contains:
- the atg2a gene encoding autophagy-related protein 2 homolog A isoform X2; translated protein: MTSSIQLAQECLKDPPEASEEPPAQLEGLEMFAQTIETVLRRIKVTFIDTIIRIEHQPLNLETGVALEVHIKRLEYFDEAVRDPASQTAVPVDIHQPPAFLHKILQLSAVQLLYDKTGTAQGPPMEQHTESATTSEGEKEQEEEDDNEVEEEEEEDEEDEEEKTSPQISPPCPPPQPILIGSCSGFIETTVKIKQNDMLPGPKFELDGKVGCVHMLLSPDQITHLTDLLAALCIDTDPETKCGGVHGRPLDSDDLRLIEEDLSKQLGSSPRDIEWDSEPTMEPYITGLENGEMFYSMGPAGMTNSVASVRSGSELSDSDMESSTHSLTSVTQPAALSSQPGMVNCPRRYPVAGCLSSLPQSSSWTRGRSRSSQTEQLKPDTLLRLTLGGLTLTLLQEDPPSRPDGTSSVAQASQVFFRELAFFKDSMFSERDFHHLRPGFAKACPYSHLRVTGAAVQVACEMRSGRRHSRSMSSDLSFSRLEMLECLWEDGKPEYSELLQFQKAGMFTVGSAAKPCAQLHYGLTEKHLRKGKQRMVRRESVVRVELAELSAELDLDVLGRLQNLQKAFSHCPTQTTGPGLTESQTSELYSSFTLLSPHAVLRLRFPIPDLRPLLKRRPLTQKAVRHETLVLELTELVLKHQEAPDLQGEQTYPGQPWTPCLTQLLEASFTDLHGSYEGWQGGSFPCIRVKKNHNSLPRVSVRVRGGEAQDPAAGVDGVNLGLIKDLGAAFFESHCEFNDKTSSPFSSNRTMFETEEMVIPADPEEMSQFQAQCVAQCQCAVDISLPMAYILLPSKQAFQSIYNRINNDLLMWEPPPPSANSSNHSRHSHDKFQLCKSAFRLDSDSEEEESQFYLANDTAGRTQQSASNHNLSLLSLTVLISKGRLQARTDRKEDQSHGEIVLDIEGGRIFSVAQHRNDPYLNFLCLESKQVELYHRAVVKYSPIPQRLEMPNFTPPKHLDLTIYPTEVGVSSVSGREGEIQMLSTAIKITLDPQRSVKEFLVALRLQGATMRHYVTQTSQSWHEQLVDFLDVTDDPILGYTAPAVITVLHTHLATCAVDYRPLYLPLRVLFTAESFSLSSNIIVDTATFHLRFILDDSALYLSDKCETDSVDLRKDYVCVLDIDLLELAITTWKGSSMGKLSQPLFELRCSNNVVLVHTCADSCAALVNVLQYLVSQGDLHPPPRHTSPTEIAGQKLPMSESPASVLPCPPAETAEINQYDLADALIDTEKSHREESVDPDSPSLPRGSPVSVYLFPGEASKHNPSLLLGEESELDGLVTTAMEAQADMMSNEGSECSTDNDDFCILEAPGIGIPPKDGEPVVTVLAKGPIKVKDNYFSRPRGSSDLLRAPSRFPVPQSRVVLREISVVWHLYGGKDFGRPMSIHSHTNRVRSGPAGVRGSPSRSVPSSRPQNSWRWAGGSGRQHSLLMEIQLTKVSFQHESYPVGVAGQEGEGSVATGVGPVGEQPLSRQVFIVQELEIRDRLASSQINKFLYLYTSESMPRRAHSNMLTMKALQVCPDSGLGGPECCLRISLLPLRLNIDQDALFFLKDFFCNLASFVNPYLPVESACEVKVDPSQKASEESESAAGLGPDLTASVETTYSEQSSSSAGSTSSAEQPIYFREFRFTSEVPIWLDYHGKHVVIEQGTFAGILIGLAQLNCSELKLKRLCCRHGLLGVDKVIQYAVTEWLTDIRKNQLPGILGGVGPMHSVVQLFHGVRDLFWLPIEQYRKDGRIIRGLQRGAASFGTSTASAALELSNRLVQAIQATAETVYDILSPTPPLNRLTITEGRAPSSRPRRAAQPADLREGVAKAYDTVREGVIDTAQTLCDVASRGHEQKGLPGAVGGVLRQIPPTVVRPLIVASEATSNLLGGMRNQIKPDARKEDFLKWRMEDGQE